Proteins co-encoded in one Nocardioides sp. genomic window:
- a CDS encoding OB-fold domain-containing protein, translating into MPDLKPAIEGWFTTGDTPALLGSRCEGCASTYFPPVGEAAFCRNPSCDSTDFETVELSRHGTVWSYTDARYQPPPPFQPPTDPYEPFALAAVTLPEGITVLGQVAQGYGVDDLKVGAEMELVIEQAREGELIWRWLPVAELGQEADQ; encoded by the coding sequence ATGCCTGATCTCAAGCCCGCCATCGAGGGTTGGTTCACCACCGGCGACACGCCTGCACTGCTCGGCTCGCGCTGCGAAGGGTGCGCGTCGACGTACTTCCCGCCGGTCGGTGAGGCCGCGTTCTGCCGCAACCCCTCCTGCGACAGCACGGACTTCGAGACCGTCGAACTCTCCCGCCACGGCACCGTCTGGTCCTACACCGACGCCCGCTATCAGCCGCCGCCGCCGTTCCAGCCGCCGACGGACCCGTACGAGCCGTTCGCGCTTGCCGCCGTCACCTTGCCCGAGGGCATCACGGTCCTCGGCCAGGTCGCGCAGGGCTATGGCGTCGATGACCTCAAGGTCGGCGCCGAGATGGAACTCGTGATCGAGCAGGCCCGAGAGGGCGAGCTGATCTGGCGCTGGCTGCCGGTTGCCGAGTTGGGACAGGAGGCCGACCAGTGA
- a CDS encoding hemerythrin domain-containing protein — MSEQTVGQVLEDDHHVIDAHFATFAASLEAEEPDAAALKAGAAGLRHHIWVEETMHFPPLRAGGLMGPILVMLREHGQLWDLLRVLEQQVAAGAPAEARQTWAEFAAILEAHNAKEEQIVYPTGDELLSQEASDDVRYALESETMPDGWVCQMATT, encoded by the coding sequence ATGAGCGAGCAGACGGTCGGTCAGGTGCTCGAAGACGACCACCATGTGATCGACGCGCATTTCGCCACCTTCGCCGCGTCGCTCGAGGCCGAAGAGCCGGACGCGGCTGCGCTGAAAGCTGGTGCCGCCGGCCTGCGCCATCACATCTGGGTGGAGGAGACGATGCACTTCCCACCCTTGCGAGCCGGCGGGCTGATGGGGCCGATCCTGGTGATGCTCAGAGAGCATGGGCAGTTGTGGGACCTGTTGAGGGTCTTGGAGCAGCAGGTGGCGGCGGGGGCGCCCGCCGAGGCACGCCAGACCTGGGCCGAGTTCGCGGCGATCCTGGAAGCGCACAACGCCAAGGAAGAACAGATCGTGTATCCGACCGGCGATGAGTTGCTCTCGCAAGAGGCTTCGGACGACGTGCGCTATGCCCTCGAGTCCGAGACGATGCCGGACGGCTGGGTGTGCCAGATGGCGACAACCTGA
- a CDS encoding lipid-transfer protein: protein MSTSVPIIGVGMHAWGKWGRPFTEYGVVAARAALKDAGIPWTDVDLIVGGETVRNGYGGYVAGATFAQALGWNGARVATSYAACATGAQALDTARARILAGMSEVALVVGADTTPKGFLAPNAGERWDDPDWLRFRLLGMTNPAYFALYARRRMDLYGATSEDFAAVKVKNARHGLANPYARYRKEVSVKDVLESAVVSDPLHLLDICATSDGAAAVVVCSEAYARKIGADPVRIAAISTVTPTFPNTVIDMPLLATDPAGFQTQPSAAPQPPVRTFKQSIGDAAYEEAGIDPADVDVAEVYDLSTALELDWIEDLSLCGEGEAEQLLRDGDTTIGGRIPVNPSGGLACFGEAVPAQALAQVCELTWQLRGQAEGRQVEGARVGITANQGLFGHGSSVLLAR, encoded by the coding sequence GTGAGCACGAGTGTGCCGATCATCGGCGTGGGCATGCACGCCTGGGGCAAGTGGGGCCGACCATTCACCGAGTACGGCGTGGTCGCCGCTCGCGCGGCCCTCAAAGACGCGGGCATCCCCTGGACCGACGTCGACCTGATCGTCGGCGGGGAGACCGTCCGCAATGGGTACGGCGGGTATGTCGCGGGCGCCACCTTCGCCCAGGCGCTGGGTTGGAACGGCGCGCGGGTCGCGACCTCGTACGCCGCGTGTGCCACGGGTGCGCAGGCACTCGACACCGCGCGTGCGCGCATCCTGGCCGGGATGTCCGAGGTCGCACTGGTCGTCGGTGCCGACACCACGCCGAAGGGCTTCCTCGCGCCCAACGCCGGTGAGCGCTGGGACGATCCCGACTGGCTGCGCTTCCGCCTTCTCGGCATGACCAACCCGGCGTACTTCGCGCTCTACGCGCGCCGCCGGATGGACCTCTACGGCGCGACCAGCGAGGACTTCGCGGCCGTCAAGGTCAAGAACGCGCGGCACGGTCTGGCCAACCCGTACGCGCGCTATCGCAAGGAGGTCAGCGTCAAGGACGTCCTCGAATCAGCCGTTGTCAGCGATCCGCTGCACCTGCTCGACATCTGCGCGACCTCGGACGGTGCGGCTGCGGTCGTGGTCTGCTCGGAGGCGTACGCGCGCAAGATCGGTGCCGACCCGGTCCGGATCGCGGCGATCTCGACCGTGACGCCGACCTTCCCCAACACGGTGATCGACATGCCGCTGCTGGCGACGGACCCGGCTGGTTTCCAGACGCAGCCTTCGGCTGCTCCTCAACCACCGGTTCGCACCTTCAAGCAGTCCATCGGCGACGCGGCGTACGAGGAAGCGGGCATCGACCCTGCGGACGTCGATGTGGCGGAGGTGTACGACCTCTCGACCGCTCTCGAACTCGACTGGATCGAGGACCTCTCACTGTGTGGCGAGGGTGAGGCCGAGCAGTTGCTGCGCGACGGCGACACCACGATCGGGGGCCGGATCCCGGTCAACCCCAGTGGTGGCTTGGCGTGCTTCGGGGAGGCGGTGCCCGCGCAGGCGCTGGCGCAGGTGTGCGAGCTGACCTGGCAACTGCGGGGTCAGGCCGAGGGCCGTCAGGTGGAAGGGGCCCGGGTCGGCATTACGGCCAACCAGGGCCTCTTCGGTCACGGATCGTCGGTGCTGCTGGCCCGCTGA
- a CDS encoding DinB family protein, producing the protein MTIQRIDPPLAADEVTMLRSFLDAFRATIRRQADGLSDEQLRQPLGPSPLTLGGMLSHLAFVEDYWFTHVLAGQPPSQPWAEVDWESDNDWDWHLAERLSYAELDSLLVTAIANSDKILDAALATGGLDQQAKRERGAGRETPTLRWILVHLVEEYARHTGHADLIRESIDGATDL; encoded by the coding sequence ATGACGATCCAGCGCATAGACCCGCCGCTGGCCGCCGACGAGGTCACGATGTTGCGGTCGTTCCTGGACGCCTTCCGTGCCACGATCCGGCGCCAGGCCGACGGGCTTAGCGACGAGCAGTTGCGACAACCCCTCGGGCCGAGCCCGCTCACCTTGGGTGGGATGCTCAGCCACTTGGCGTTCGTCGAGGACTACTGGTTCACCCACGTCCTGGCCGGTCAGCCGCCGTCGCAGCCCTGGGCCGAGGTGGATTGGGAGAGCGACAACGACTGGGACTGGCACCTTGCCGAGCGGCTGTCGTACGCCGAACTCGACTCGCTGCTGGTCACCGCGATCGCCAACTCCGACAAGATCCTCGACGCCGCCTTGGCGACCGGCGGCCTCGACCAGCAGGCCAAGCGCGAGCGCGGGGCCGGGCGCGAGACGCCGACACTGCGCTGGATCCTGGTGCACCTGGTGGAGGAGTACGCCCGCCACACCGGTCACGCCGACCTCATCCGCGAGTCCATCGACGGGGCGACCGATCTGTGA
- a CDS encoding VOC family protein, translating into MTVFLDLEPESYDVAAAFWCAVTGATLSEPRGEYAEFVTLLPPTGDATLRAQRLGEGPSRIHLDLHVDDPRAAADAAVALGAMEVADHGYFVMRSPGGLAFCLVSHHGDAVRPPVRIWPGGQTGGVYQVCLDIPADIYEQESAFWKALLDARDEPLERRREFAWLRPRGELPLDVLLQRLDEPEGDTRAHLDCGSNHRPVEVARHRELGARTVLDEEFWAVMSDPAGLHYCITDRDPATKEL; encoded by the coding sequence TTGACCGTCTTCCTGGACCTGGAGCCCGAGTCGTACGACGTCGCAGCCGCCTTCTGGTGCGCAGTCACGGGCGCCACGCTCAGCGAACCGCGCGGGGAGTACGCCGAGTTCGTGACACTCCTGCCGCCGACGGGAGACGCGACTCTCAGGGCGCAACGGCTGGGCGAAGGCCCGAGCCGGATCCATCTCGACCTGCATGTGGACGACCCACGCGCGGCTGCTGACGCGGCCGTCGCCCTCGGGGCAATGGAAGTGGCTGATCACGGCTATTTCGTGATGCGATCGCCGGGCGGGTTGGCGTTCTGCCTCGTCTCCCACCACGGTGACGCCGTGCGCCCACCCGTACGCATCTGGCCGGGTGGGCAGACCGGTGGCGTCTATCAGGTCTGCCTCGACATCCCGGCCGACATCTATGAGCAGGAGTCGGCGTTCTGGAAGGCACTGCTCGACGCGAGGGACGAGCCTTTGGAACGACGCCGTGAGTTCGCCTGGCTGCGACCGCGCGGAGAGTTGCCCCTCGACGTACTCCTGCAGCGCCTCGATGAACCAGAGGGCGACACCCGAGCCCACCTCGATTGTGGCTCCAATCACCGCCCGGTCGAGGTGGCGCGGCATCGAGAACTCGGCGCCCGGACGGTGCTGGATGAGGAGTTCTGGGCCGTGATGTCCGACCCGGCGGGGCTGCATTACTGCATCACCGACCGCGACCCGGCCACCAAGGAGTTGTGA
- a CDS encoding SPFH domain-containing protein yields MSNVNTVKARAGALGKALVTLGAILVVGLGLLMFIRPTTVSTGPDQVALHYSDGAFTPRRFKECIPSSTRAWDGPGDKHYSYPSSQRNYVFGEGGDRGAMTFVTKDGIEMSVDGVAAFMLNTECRTLQKFHDLIGNRYSAYMDSAEGNGSSGWLSMLSVYLSRPLETAVDRASQNYTYTELYTDPAVKAKWEQDVLAQLPDLVGRQIDGDEEFFTDFAITLQKPVPPEAVKDALVAQQEAVARAKAKEAEASAQVKAAQAQVEVEKAEAAKIAERIKVLGREGYLKQYAIDHGLNPYQPTTGGLITNQD; encoded by the coding sequence GTGAGCAACGTCAACACTGTCAAGGCCCGCGCGGGCGCCCTCGGGAAGGCGCTGGTCACCCTGGGGGCGATCCTGGTCGTCGGTCTCGGGCTGCTGATGTTCATCCGCCCCACGACCGTGTCCACCGGGCCCGACCAGGTGGCCCTGCACTACAGCGACGGTGCCTTCACCCCGCGCCGATTCAAGGAGTGCATCCCGAGCTCGACGCGCGCCTGGGACGGTCCTGGCGACAAGCACTATTCGTACCCGTCGTCTCAGCGCAACTACGTTTTCGGTGAGGGTGGCGATCGCGGCGCGATGACGTTCGTGACCAAGGACGGCATCGAGATGTCGGTCGACGGCGTGGCCGCCTTCATGCTCAACACCGAATGCCGGACCCTGCAGAAGTTCCACGACCTGATCGGCAACCGCTACTCGGCGTACATGGACTCGGCCGAGGGCAACGGATCGAGTGGCTGGCTGTCCATGCTCAGCGTCTATCTTTCACGGCCGCTCGAGACCGCTGTCGACAGGGCCAGCCAGAACTACACCTACACCGAGCTCTACACCGACCCCGCGGTGAAGGCGAAGTGGGAGCAGGACGTGCTCGCGCAGTTGCCCGACCTGGTCGGTCGCCAGATCGACGGCGACGAGGAGTTCTTCACCGACTTCGCGATCACGCTGCAGAAGCCGGTCCCGCCCGAGGCCGTGAAGGACGCGCTGGTCGCCCAGCAGGAAGCGGTCGCTCGCGCCAAGGCCAAGGAGGCCGAGGCGTCAGCTCAGGTGAAGGCCGCGCAGGCACAGGTCGAGGTCGAGAAGGCCGAAGCCGCCAAGATCGCCGAGCGGATCAAGGTGCTGGGGCGCGAGGGCTACCTCAAGCAGTACGCCATCGACCACGGGCTGAACCCGTATCAGCCCACGACCGGTGGGCTGATCACCAACCAGGACTGA